The following coding sequences are from one Electrophorus electricus isolate fEleEle1 chromosome 22, fEleEle1.pri, whole genome shotgun sequence window:
- the LOC118240587 gene encoding uncharacterized protein LOC118240587: MTSANNFLSAAVYSVYVGEDVGFSYPTLDCPCYSVRKCQSVLKLPLPIIRMKLISLPTPGRSGVLHYDTWQVWRITSRHLAGLAYYIKTPGRPGILHHDTWQAWPITSRHLAGLAYYITTPGRPGVLHHDTWQAWRITSRHLAGLAYYITTPGRPGILHHDTWPAWHITSRHLAGLAYYITTPGRPGILHHDTWQAWPITSRHLAGLAYYITTPGRPGVLHYDTWQAWRITSRHLAGLAYYITTPGRPGLLHHDTWQAWRITSRHLAGLAYYITTPGWPGVLHHDTWQAWHITSQAASAHPSKILRDGIVYLPISVMFLNLSTFALLAFLIRVYIGNHVLLGEIHKRFIIRKLGAGS, translated from the coding sequence ATGACGTCTGCTAACAACTTTCTGTCTGCTGCAGTTTACAGTGTGTATGTCGGAGAAGACGTTGGGTTTTCATATCCAACTCTGGACTGTCCATGCTATTCCGTACGGAAGTGCCAAAGTGTTCTAAAGCTGCCACTTCCCATCATCAGAATGAAACTGATTAGCTTGCCTACACCTGGGAGGTCTGGCGTATTACATTATGACACCTGGCAGGTCTGGCGTATTACATCACGACACCTGGCCGGCCTGGCGTATTACATCAAGACACCTGGAAGGCCTGGCATATTACATCACGACACCTGGCAGGCCTGGCCTATTACATCACGACACCTGGCAGGCCTGGCCTATTACATCACGACACCTGGCAGGCCTGGCGTATTACATCACGACACCTGGCAGGCCTGGCGTATTACATCACGACACCTGGCCGGCCTGGCATATTACATCACGACACCTGGCCGGCCTGGCATATTACATCACGACACCTGGCCGGCCTGGCATATTACATCACGACACCTGGCAGGCCTGGCCTATTACATCACGACACCTGGCAGGCCTGGCATATTACATCACGACACCTGGCAGGCCTGGCCTATTACATCACGACACCTGGCAGGCCTGGCATATTACATCACGACACCTGGCAGGCCTGGCGTATTACATTATGACACCTGGCAGGCCTGGCGTATTACATCACGACACCTGGCCGGCCTGGCCTATTACATCACGACACCTGGCAGGCCTGGCCTATTACATCACGACACCTGGCAGGCCTGGCGTATTACATCACGACACCTGGCAGGCCTGGCCTATTACATCACGACACCTGGCTGGCCTGGCGTATTACATCACGACACCTGGCAGGCCTGGCATATTACATCACAAGCAGCGTCAGCACATCCCTCCAAAATCTTAAGAGATGGGATTGTTTACTTGCCAATATCAGTCATGTTTTTGAATCTGAGCACATTTGCTCTGTTAGCATTTTTAATTAGGGTATACATAGGGAATCATGTACTATTAGGAGAGATTCACAAGAGATTCATAATTCGTAAGCTTGGGGCAGGAAGTTGA